Proteins encoded in a region of the Marinococcus sp. PL1-022 genome:
- a CDS encoding gamma-glutamylcyclotransferase family protein, producing MQTVFVYGTLLQKLNNYHYIENHVYKTESGIVKGFLYNTGPYPAIVIDENGMNVVGEWVHVDDAAMGVLDWLEQYEQPGQVNEYERVWVKDAERKKEGWIYTYSLLQAEHYPLIPSGSWREYLLSYRKRQG from the coding sequence ATGCAAACAGTATTTGTGTATGGAACACTGTTGCAAAAATTAAACAATTATCACTACATTGAAAACCATGTATATAAAACAGAAAGCGGAATAGTGAAGGGTTTTTTATACAATACTGGTCCGTATCCTGCGATTGTTATCGATGAAAATGGAATGAATGTTGTAGGTGAATGGGTACATGTAGATGATGCGGCTATGGGTGTACTCGACTGGCTCGAACAGTACGAACAACCGGGGCAGGTGAATGAATACGAGAGGGTGTGGGTCAAAGACGCTGAAAGAAAAAAAGAAGGGTGGATATACACGTACTCCCTTTTGCAGGCAGAACACTATCCACTTATTCCTTCAGGGTCCTGGCGTGAGTATTTGTTGTCCTACAGGAAAAGACAGGGATGA
- a CDS encoding NupC/NupG family nucleoside CNT transporter, with translation MNILWGLMGIVFVLFLAFLLSSRKKSIRFRPVLVGLLFQLVFAFLVLGSTWGSAAFEWLVVRVQSVIDTASEGYIFLFGEEITDTGAFAFTVLPVIIFFSSLIGVLYYIGVMQIIIKFIGGILSALLKTSKAESMSAAANVFVGQTEAPLVVRPFLANMTKSELFAVMTGGLGSVAGSVLFGYAGLGIPLDFLLAASFMAAPGGLIIAKVIFPEPDLSLTTDEIEIEKDTESHNVIDAAARGASTGLQLALNVGAMLIAFVALIAMINLLLGWVTGWFGADGITLELLLGYVFAPVAFMIGVPWSEALQAGGFIGQKLVLNEFVAYANFAPEIDTFSEKSQAIITFALCGFANLSSLAIILGGFASLAPTRRNDIAQMGLKAVAAGALVSLLSAAIAGMFIL, from the coding sequence ATGAACATATTATGGGGATTGATGGGGATTGTTTTTGTCCTGTTTTTAGCTTTTTTACTATCTTCCCGCAAAAAATCAATTCGTTTTCGTCCCGTACTCGTAGGGCTTCTGTTCCAGCTCGTATTTGCATTTTTGGTGCTGGGCTCCACATGGGGGAGTGCGGCATTCGAATGGCTGGTTGTTCGAGTGCAATCTGTAATCGACACTGCCAGCGAAGGGTACATATTCCTGTTTGGAGAAGAAATTACTGATACCGGGGCATTTGCATTTACTGTACTTCCGGTTATTATCTTTTTTTCCTCGCTGATTGGTGTTTTGTACTACATCGGAGTTATGCAGATAATCATCAAGTTTATCGGCGGTATACTTTCTGCGCTTCTTAAAACGAGTAAAGCCGAATCCATGTCCGCGGCAGCGAACGTATTCGTTGGACAGACGGAAGCTCCGCTTGTGGTTCGTCCATTTCTGGCGAACATGACAAAATCCGAGCTTTTCGCTGTTATGACCGGCGGGCTCGGGTCGGTGGCCGGCTCGGTGCTGTTTGGTTATGCCGGCCTTGGCATTCCTTTGGATTTTCTGCTTGCAGCAAGCTTCATGGCCGCGCCGGGCGGTCTGATTATCGCTAAAGTGATTTTCCCGGAGCCGGACCTCAGCCTGACTACGGATGAAATCGAGATAGAAAAAGACACTGAGTCCCACAACGTGATTGACGCGGCGGCCCGCGGAGCGTCTACCGGGCTTCAGCTCGCCTTGAACGTCGGGGCGATGCTGATTGCGTTTGTTGCTTTGATTGCAATGATTAATTTGCTCCTTGGGTGGGTGACAGGCTGGTTTGGCGCTGATGGCATTACGCTTGAACTGCTTCTTGGTTATGTGTTCGCCCCGGTTGCCTTCATGATTGGCGTACCATGGAGTGAAGCTCTTCAGGCCGGAGGATTTATCGGTCAGAAGCTGGTGCTGAATGAATTTGTCGCCTATGCGAACTTTGCACCGGAAATTGATACCTTCAGTGAAAAGTCCCAGGCGATCATTACCTTTGCGCTTTGTGGATTTGCGAACCTTTCATCCCTTGCTATCATTTTAGGCGGCTTCGCTTCGCTGGCGCCGACGCGCCGCAACGATATCGCCCAAATGGGACTGAAAGCAGTAGCAGCCGGAGCTTTAGTATCGCTTCTAAGCGCAGCGATTGCCGGTATGTTTATACTGTAA
- a CDS encoding DUF6501 family protein: protein MIHEQWKNSETLRYVTCRHADAAKYKVDSVLTPGKQYPVKNETDEFIFIIDNTGRIGGFYKDYFEEA from the coding sequence ATGATTCATGAGCAGTGGAAAAACAGTGAAACCTTGAGATATGTTACATGCCGGCATGCGGACGCAGCCAAATACAAGGTCGACAGTGTGCTGACCCCGGGGAAGCAGTATCCGGTAAAAAACGAAACGGATGAATTTATTTTTATTATCGACAATACTGGCCGCATCGGCGGTTTTTATAAAGACTACTTTGAAGAAGCATAA
- a CDS encoding gamma-glutamyltransferase, with the protein MNAQKLTYILAAVVVAGLLIYVGVTNFGGSDQSGSSSEEESAQNDSNSSSGASSDIASGSGYEGYGVSTDNELATDAGMEILEQGGNAADAAVATSFALTVTEPYGSGIGGGGAALVMNGPNADPAVYDYREEASTTNRALNVAVPGFVKGMAALHEEQGSGQFTLAELMEPAIEYAEEGYEVNDYLASRMYYAQPRLNQQNSPAFFDESGNPLSEGDMLVQDEYAQTLRTIQENGPESLYSADGAIAQQLTTDYSHITPESLEQYDVQTPDVAQGTFEGQSVYSAPSPLSGVTLIQMLGMGERLNIGEALQGNEADYIHMMSAITREAYYHRLENLGDPAFNEISTEEYVSEGTIDDLAENVREERLDTEELENATGYNSSDGQNTITHSSTTHVNVMDADGNTVALTNTLGNFFGSGQTSAGMFLNNQLNNYNETESSPNNIEIGKRPRSFIAPTIIKDPEEDTIMGIGSPGGSRIPTAMAEVIFRMEYLDQSYEEAFAANRSFVDVVEGQATLAIENGDQEENAELIEEINNKYGDRYFIAPDKGPSYFGNVTALIKDYDDEEMQGIIDQRRGGSAQTE; encoded by the coding sequence GTGAATGCACAAAAATTAACGTACATACTTGCCGCGGTAGTCGTTGCAGGACTGCTTATTTACGTAGGAGTAACAAATTTTGGAGGAAGCGATCAAAGCGGCTCCAGTTCAGAAGAAGAAAGTGCTCAAAATGACTCGAATTCCAGTTCAGGTGCTTCGAGCGACATAGCCTCTGGTTCCGGCTACGAAGGTTACGGAGTCAGTACGGATAATGAACTTGCTACAGATGCAGGGATGGAAATTCTTGAACAGGGAGGAAACGCAGCGGATGCTGCAGTTGCCACCTCCTTCGCCCTTACGGTAACTGAACCATACGGTTCCGGCATCGGCGGCGGCGGTGCTGCCCTCGTAATGAACGGGCCGAACGCCGATCCTGCAGTGTACGACTACCGGGAGGAGGCCTCCACGACTAATCGCGCGCTGAACGTGGCAGTCCCTGGCTTTGTTAAAGGCATGGCTGCCCTGCACGAAGAACAGGGAAGCGGGCAGTTCACCCTTGCGGAACTGATGGAGCCTGCTATTGAATATGCAGAAGAGGGTTATGAAGTTAACGACTACCTGGCGAGCCGTATGTATTACGCTCAGCCCAGATTGAACCAGCAAAATTCTCCTGCTTTTTTCGATGAAAGCGGCAATCCTCTCAGTGAAGGCGATATGCTGGTACAGGATGAATACGCCCAGACACTCCGCACCATTCAGGAGAACGGACCGGAGAGTTTATACAGTGCGGACGGGGCTATCGCCCAGCAGCTGACGACGGATTATTCACACATCACCCCGGAAAGTCTCGAGCAGTATGATGTACAGACTCCTGATGTAGCTCAGGGAACTTTTGAAGGACAGAGTGTGTACAGTGCTCCTTCCCCTCTTTCCGGCGTGACCCTGATTCAAATGCTCGGAATGGGTGAGCGGCTGAATATTGGTGAAGCACTGCAGGGAAATGAAGCAGATTACATCCATATGATGAGTGCCATTACGCGGGAAGCTTATTATCACCGTCTTGAAAATTTGGGTGATCCGGCGTTTAATGAAATCAGCACTGAGGAATATGTGAGTGAGGGTACCATCGATGACTTGGCAGAAAACGTCCGTGAGGAACGTCTGGACACGGAAGAGCTTGAAAACGCAACAGGGTATAATTCTTCCGATGGCCAGAATACAATTACCCATTCGAGTACCACTCACGTAAACGTGATGGACGCCGATGGTAATACAGTGGCTCTCACAAACACGCTGGGTAATTTCTTTGGCAGCGGACAGACATCCGCAGGCATGTTCTTAAATAACCAGCTAAACAATTATAATGAAACCGAGTCCTCGCCAAACAACATTGAAATTGGTAAGCGCCCAAGAAGCTTTATTGCTCCTACTATTATTAAGGACCCAGAGGAAGATACAATAATGGGCATTGGGTCGCCGGGCGGATCGCGCATCCCAACTGCAATGGCTGAAGTTATTTTCCGCATGGAATATTTAGATCAGAGCTATGAAGAAGCTTTCGCCGCTAACCGTTCCTTTGTGGATGTCGTCGAAGGGCAGGCAACGCTTGCTATCGAAAACGGAGATCAGGAAGAGAACGCTGAGCTCATTGAAGAAATCAACAACAAATACGGGGACCGCTACTTTATCGCCCCGGACAAAGGCCCTTCCTATTTTGGAAACGTCACGGCTTTAATCAAAGACTATGATGATGAAGAAATGCAGGGTATCATTGATCAGCGCCGGGGAGGCTCTGCTCAGACTGAATAA
- a CDS encoding alpha/beta hydrolase produces the protein MPQVPRVLPGAESLYFPGGETAVLVCHGFLGTPQSVQHVCRLLAQNGFTVYAPRLQGHGTSYQDLARFTHQDWIKDIHTAYRSLRAKHSRVFIAGQSMGGTLALHAAAFFHDAAGIALINPAIDVPQMKRAVTQTSAAFIKEELPDIRTPQEEEITYSHVPTASVHSLLDLTASVSPQVSSISCPAFVAASRIDHVVPPANAVAIHENLSSSFKSFVWLEHSYHVATLDADRDFLAERLSSWMSSVVSADSFSSHNYIM, from the coding sequence ATGCCTCAGGTTCCCCGAGTGCTTCCAGGCGCTGAATCGCTATATTTTCCTGGTGGAGAAACGGCTGTGCTGGTCTGTCACGGTTTTTTAGGCACCCCACAAAGTGTACAGCATGTGTGCCGCCTGCTGGCTCAAAACGGCTTTACAGTTTATGCTCCCAGACTACAAGGCCATGGCACCTCCTATCAAGATCTTGCACGCTTTACACACCAGGATTGGATTAAGGACATTCACACCGCGTACCGGTCGCTCCGCGCCAAACACAGCCGTGTCTTTATTGCTGGGCAGTCCATGGGAGGGACCCTTGCTCTTCATGCCGCTGCTTTCTTTCATGATGCTGCTGGTATTGCTTTAATAAACCCGGCCATAGACGTCCCGCAAATGAAGCGCGCGGTCACGCAGACGTCTGCTGCTTTCATTAAAGAAGAGCTTCCTGATATTCGGACTCCTCAGGAAGAAGAAATTACGTATTCTCACGTTCCGACAGCTTCAGTACATTCTCTGCTTGACTTAACCGCCTCCGTGAGCCCGCAGGTATCTTCTATTTCATGTCCGGCGTTTGTCGCAGCATCACGAATCGATCATGTTGTACCACCGGCCAATGCTGTCGCTATACACGAGAACCTTTCTTCTTCTTTTAAATCATTTGTATGGCTCGAACACTCCTATCACGTAGCGACGCTTGATGCTGACCGGGATTTCCTTGCTGAACGTTTGTCCTCCTGGATGTCTTCGGTCGTTTCTGCTGATTCTTTCTCTTCTCATAATTACATTATGTAA
- a CDS encoding C45 family peptidase: protein MKNIHVDVKAYKGTYADIGYQQGRYLKHTPLVRYHYNERLKRSLAKFDVPVEDVKKLYQLYVPGLWEELKGLAEGLEWPFQDVLQEFSGYQASKVRSGCSGLMANGMYIRNYDYLPSTYEGRFLFTKPVNGPGTAGFAQRIIGRSDAMNEYGLSIGYHFVHRIKPKPGIVCSNLLRIVLETCRSTTEAVRLLQELPHRHSFNYSMMDASGESAVVEASPRGTAVRPAGEVACTNHFNMPSMREENRHLMGNSRERESRIRSIDWDRETAHSAFARFNHDTDSIYSNDYEHWSGTIHTAQYLPAEKKIYAGIGGNRYPVPLPFADWLNEKPLRITKIRGRVDTDMPFSFEW, encoded by the coding sequence ATGAAAAATATTCACGTAGACGTAAAAGCATACAAAGGGACCTATGCAGACATCGGCTATCAGCAGGGCCGCTACTTAAAACATACCCCGCTCGTGCGTTACCATTATAATGAGCGTTTAAAGCGTTCGCTTGCGAAGTTTGATGTTCCGGTCGAAGATGTAAAAAAACTGTATCAGCTATATGTACCTGGTTTGTGGGAAGAGCTGAAGGGGCTGGCTGAAGGACTTGAGTGGCCGTTTCAGGATGTGCTCCAGGAGTTCAGCGGCTATCAGGCATCAAAGGTGCGTTCCGGCTGCAGCGGACTGATGGCCAACGGCATGTACATTCGAAACTATGACTACCTGCCGAGTACGTATGAAGGGCGGTTTTTATTCACTAAGCCAGTTAATGGACCTGGAACGGCCGGGTTTGCCCAGCGGATTATCGGTCGTTCGGATGCGATGAATGAATACGGCCTTTCTATCGGCTACCATTTTGTTCACCGCATAAAGCCAAAGCCTGGCATTGTCTGCTCCAACCTGCTCCGGATTGTGCTTGAAACGTGCCGGAGCACCACAGAGGCGGTCCGGCTCCTGCAGGAGCTTCCGCATCGGCACTCGTTCAATTACTCCATGATGGACGCCTCTGGAGAAAGTGCTGTGGTGGAAGCGTCACCCCGTGGCACTGCCGTGCGTCCTGCTGGGGAAGTAGCCTGCACCAACCATTTTAATATGCCCTCCATGCGGGAGGAAAACCGCCATCTGATGGGCAACTCCCGGGAACGGGAATCCCGCATCCGTTCCATCGACTGGGACCGTGAAACGGCCCACAGCGCCTTCGCCCGCTTTAATCATGACACCGACTCCATTTATTCGAATGATTACGAACACTGGTCGGGTACTATTCATACAGCGCAATACCTCCCTGCGGAAAAAAAGATATACGCAGGCATCGGCGGAAACCGGTATCCGGTGCCTCTTCCGTTTGCGGACTGGCTGAACGAAAAGCCGCTTCGGATCACAAAAATCAGGGGGAGAGTAGATACGGACATGCCATTTTCCTTTGAATGGTAA
- a CDS encoding YihY/virulence factor BrkB family protein yields MHFFQSFLKKSIEDKIYDIAAQLAYYFLLAMLPLLMLLISIIGFFSINTDDTLSLISAYVPGGAFTIIQNNLNAILNSQSFGLLSLSTVATLWLSLMGTFAIIRAINAAYRLKIPSFLSMLGKGIVIVLSLLLAIILSLLLPIYGEPLGVLLFRFVGLDDYFLQLWGWIRWVISFLVIGSILAMIYKVVPNRKTTWRESLPGATLALFTWQAASFGFSFYVSTSDYSMIYGNLGNLIVLMLWFYLTGFAILLGGEWNACLHERDKKTI; encoded by the coding sequence ATGCATTTTTTTCAATCTTTCCTTAAAAAAAGCATTGAAGATAAAATTTATGACATCGCCGCCCAGCTGGCTTATTACTTTCTTCTCGCCATGCTCCCTCTATTAATGCTGCTGATCAGTATTATCGGCTTTTTTTCCATCAATACGGACGACACCCTTTCACTTATCAGTGCCTATGTTCCCGGGGGAGCCTTTACGATTATTCAGAACAACCTGAATGCAATTTTGAATTCGCAGTCGTTTGGTCTGCTGTCGCTCAGTACAGTCGCTACACTCTGGCTGAGCCTGATGGGTACATTCGCCATTATCCGTGCGATCAACGCTGCCTACCGCCTGAAGATCCCTTCTTTTTTATCCATGTTGGGAAAGGGTATCGTTATCGTGTTGTCTTTGCTGCTCGCCATCATCCTATCCCTGTTGCTTCCTATCTACGGCGAACCACTCGGTGTCTTACTTTTTCGCTTTGTCGGCCTCGATGATTATTTCCTGCAGCTGTGGGGCTGGATTCGCTGGGTCATCAGCTTTTTGGTAATAGGCTCGATCCTTGCCATGATTTACAAAGTAGTGCCCAACCGAAAAACCACCTGGAGAGAATCCCTTCCTGGAGCTACTCTTGCCCTATTCACCTGGCAGGCAGCTTCTTTTGGATTTTCGTTTTACGTCAGCACCAGTGATTATTCCATGATATATGGCAATTTGGGAAATTTAATCGTGCTGATGCTCTGGTTTTATCTTACAGGGTTCGCCATTCTTCTGGGCGGAGAATGGAATGCCTGTCTCCATGAAAGAGACAAGAAAACTATTTGA
- the pgsB gene encoding poly-gamma-glutamate synthase PgsB: MILLYGSCIAIALVGIFELRRHQKRVDQIPLRVNVNGVRGKSTVTRLITGMLSEADYKVVGKTTGTQARRIYWDRTEKPIERSLEGPNIREQKEILKHASSLEANAFVSECMAINPDYQRVLQEKFLQANVSVILNVFEDHMETLGPTLKYVAEAFSTTIPYNGKLILSNGPYFHYFSEIAEKRNTEVYLANPEEIPDGFIDKFDYMLFPENIAAALAVARAVDIDKRTALSGMLNANPDPGALRIVTLEDGSRERSHFVNGFAANDARSTLEIWSRVRSSSYMTDNPMIIINCREDRVDRTEEFTKYVLPYLPAEKLILIGGNVRPITQAFDQGDLPFNSVINLEGEDADAILARVKREASHSLIFGIGNIHGAAEEFMEKLYDSPETLISKVGEEAM; encoded by the coding sequence ATGATATTATTGTACGGTTCATGTATAGCAATTGCGTTAGTGGGCATTTTTGAGCTGCGCCGGCACCAGAAAAGGGTCGATCAGATCCCACTCCGCGTTAATGTGAACGGCGTTCGCGGCAAATCAACAGTGACCCGCTTGATTACGGGAATGCTGAGCGAAGCTGATTATAAGGTAGTCGGCAAGACCACCGGAACACAGGCACGAAGAATTTACTGGGACCGGACAGAAAAACCAATCGAGCGTTCACTAGAGGGACCGAATATTCGGGAACAAAAAGAAATTTTAAAGCACGCTTCGAGTCTTGAAGCCAATGCATTCGTCAGCGAATGTATGGCAATCAATCCGGACTATCAGCGCGTGCTGCAGGAAAAATTTCTCCAGGCAAACGTCAGCGTCATTTTAAACGTATTTGAAGACCATATGGAAACACTTGGGCCAACCTTAAAATACGTAGCCGAAGCCTTTAGCACCACTATTCCATATAACGGCAAACTCATTTTGTCAAACGGCCCCTACTTTCACTACTTCAGTGAAATAGCTGAAAAAAGAAATACAGAAGTATATCTTGCCAATCCGGAAGAAATCCCGGACGGCTTTATCGACAAGTTTGACTATATGCTTTTCCCGGAAAATATTGCTGCTGCTCTCGCTGTAGCACGCGCAGTCGATATTGATAAGCGTACGGCTCTTTCCGGTATGCTGAATGCCAATCCAGACCCTGGTGCTCTGCGGATCGTCACTCTTGAAGACGGCAGCCGGGAACGCTCCCACTTCGTAAACGGCTTCGCCGCAAACGATGCCAGGTCCACACTCGAGATCTGGTCACGCGTACGGTCTTCGAGCTATATGACCGACAATCCGATGATCATTATCAACTGCCGTGAAGACCGGGTAGACCGGACCGAAGAATTCACAAAGTATGTTCTGCCTTATTTACCGGCAGAAAAACTAATTCTTATCGGCGGAAACGTACGGCCGATTACCCAGGCCTTTGACCAGGGCGACCTGCCGTTTAATTCCGTTATTAATCTGGAGGGTGAAGATGCAGATGCCATCCTGGCCCGGGTGAAACGGGAAGCCTCTCATTCACTTATTTTCGGAATTGGAAACATTCACGGAGCTGCTGAAGAATTTATGGAAAAGCTTTATGATTCACCGGAAACACTCATTAGTAAAGTCGGCGAGGAGGCCATGTAA
- a CDS encoding CHY zinc finger protein yields MSWSKVKVRGVSLDEETRCAHYHTSVDIVAMKFYCCGRWYSCHTCHEESESHPIEPWPASLFSEEAVLCGKCWHTMSVSAYLHADHRCPNCHAAFNPGCQRHASIYFSTSRG; encoded by the coding sequence TTGAGCTGGTCAAAAGTGAAAGTTCGAGGCGTTTCTTTAGATGAAGAAACAAGATGCGCCCATTATCATACATCTGTCGATATTGTTGCCATGAAGTTTTATTGCTGTGGACGCTGGTACAGCTGCCACACATGTCATGAAGAAAGCGAGAGCCACCCTATAGAACCCTGGCCTGCTTCTTTATTTTCCGAAGAAGCAGTTTTGTGTGGAAAGTGCTGGCACACTATGAGCGTGTCTGCTTATCTTCATGCTGATCATCGATGCCCGAATTGTCATGCGGCATTCAACCCAGGATGCCAGCGCCATGCTTCCATCTATTTTTCGACATCCCGGGGCTGA
- the pgsC gene encoding poly-gamma-glutamate biosynthesis protein PgsC: MFGTDLYIALVVGVIISLIYAEKTGIMPAGLIAPGYLAIVFDQPVFLLVIFLISFLTYLIVAHGLSRIMILYGRRKFAAMLSTGIVLKLIFDYFYPILPFEIYEFRGLGVIVPGLIANAMQRQGVVPTVASTLVLTAATFVIITLYYLI, encoded by the coding sequence TTGTTTGGTACAGATCTTTATATCGCATTAGTCGTAGGAGTTATTATCAGTTTGATATACGCAGAAAAAACAGGAATTATGCCGGCCGGGCTGATTGCGCCCGGCTATTTGGCAATTGTTTTTGATCAGCCTGTTTTTCTACTCGTGATTTTTCTCATTAGTTTCTTGACCTATTTGATTGTCGCTCACGGTTTGTCCCGTATTATGATTCTTTACGGACGCCGGAAATTTGCAGCCATGTTGTCCACAGGGATTGTGTTAAAGTTAATCTTTGACTACTTTTACCCTATTCTGCCTTTTGAAATATACGAGTTTCGCGGTCTCGGGGTTATCGTTCCGGGATTGATTGCAAACGCAATGCAGCGCCAGGGCGTCGTTCCCACTGTGGCAAGTACGCTTGTGCTTACCGCTGCAACATTTGTTATCATCACGCTATACTATTTAATTTAG